In Peromyscus maniculatus bairdii isolate BWxNUB_F1_BW_parent chromosome 21, HU_Pman_BW_mat_3.1, whole genome shotgun sequence, one DNA window encodes the following:
- the Arhgef4 gene encoding rho guanine nucleotide exchange factor 4 isoform X2, which yields MPDGTLDTVCAEETGSEEDLYEELHNSGHHYSHPRGGGEQLAINELISDGSVVCAEALWDHVTMDDQELGFKAGDVIEVMDATNREWWWGRVADGEGWFPASFVRLRVNQDEPADNYEAPRAGAGETDDNVAEAQSCKDQMRTNVINEILSTERDYIKHLRDICEGYVRQCRKREDMFSEEQLRTIFGNIEDIYRCQKAFVKALEQKFNTERPHLSELGACFLEHQADFQIYSEYCNNHPNACVELSRLTKLSKYVYFFEACRLLQRMIDISLDGFLLTPVQKICKYPLQLAELLKYTHPQHRDFKNVEAALHAMKNVAQLINERKRRLENIDKIAQWQSSIEDWEGEDLLVRSSELIYSGELTRVTQPQAKSQQRMFFLFDRQLIYCKKDLLRRDVLYYKGRLDMDDLEVVDVEDGKDRDLHVSVKNAFRLYCGATGDSHLLCARKPEQKQRWLKAFAREREQVRLDQETGFSITELQRKQAMLNASKQQATGKPKAVGRPGYLTRHKHPSLPASRPQQQVLVLAEPRRKPSNFWHSISRLAPFRK from the exons ATGCCCGATGGAACTCTGGACACCGTGTGCGCAGAGGaaacaggcagtgaggaggaccTGTATGAAGAGCTTCACAACTCGGGGCACCACTACAGCCACCCGAGAGGAGGTGGAGAGCAACTGGCCATCAATGAG CTCATCAGTGATGGCAGTGTGGTGTGCGCTGAAGCCCTGTGGGACCATGTCACCATGGATGACCAGGAACTGGGCTTCAAAGCTGGGGATGTCATCGAAGTGATGGATGCCACCAACAGGGAATGGTGGTGGGGCCGAGTCGCAGATGGCGAGGGGTGGTTCCCTGCCAGCTTTGTACGG CTGCGGGTGAACCAGGATGAGCCCGCGGACAACTATGAGGCCCCGCgggccggggctggagagaccgaTGACAACGTTGCAGAGGCCCAGAGCTGCAAGGACCAGATGCGTACCAATGTCATCAATGAGATCCTCAGCACTGAGAGGGACTACATCAAACACCTTCGGGACATCTGCGAG GGCTATGTCCGACAGTGCCGGAAGCGTGAGGATATGTTCAGTGAAGAGCAGCTGCGCACCATCTTCGGGAATATCGAGGACATCTACCGTTGCCAGAAGGCGTTTGTGAAGGCTTTGGAGCAGAAATTCAACACAGAGAGGCCACACCTGAGCGAGCTGGGTGCCTGTTTTCTGGAACAC CAAGCCGACTTCCAGATCTATTCTGAGTACTGCAACAACCACCCCAACGCCTGTGTGGAGCTCTCCCGGCTCACCAAGCTCAGCAAGTACGTGTACTTCTTCGAGGCCTGTCGGCTGCTGCAAAGAATGATTGACATTTCCCTGGATGGCTTTCTGCTGACCCCAGTGCAGAAGATCTGCAAGTATCCCCTCCAGTTGGCGGAGCTGCTCAAGTACACGCACCCCCAGCACAG GGACTTTAAGAACGTTGAAGCTGCCTTGCATGCCATGAAGAACGTGGCCCAGCTCATCAATGAACGGAAGCGGAGACTTGAAAATATCGACAAGattgctcagtggcagagctccATAGAGGACTGGGAG GGGGAAGATCTCCTGGTCAGGAGCTCGGAACTCATCTACTCGGGGGAGCTGACCCGCGTTACACAGCCTCAAGCCAAGAGTCAGCAGAGaatgttttttctctttgacCGGCAGCTCATCTACTGTAAAAAG GACCTGCTCCGCCGGGACGTGCTGTACTACAAGGGCCGCCTGGACATGGATGACCTGGAGGTGGTGGATGTGGAAGATGGGAAGGACCGTGACCTCCATGTGAGCGTCAAGAATGCCTTCCGTCTGTACTGTGGTGCCACGGGCGACAGCCACTTACTGTGTGCCAGGAAACCAGAACAGAAGCAGCGCTGGCTGAAGGCCTTTGCCAGGGAGAGGGAGCAGGTGCGGCTGGACCAGGAGACAG GcttctccatcactgagctgcagaggaagcaggcCATGCTGAACGCCAGCAAGCAGCAGGCCACAGGGAAGCCTAAAG CTGTTGGCAGGCCAGGGTACCTGACCCGCCACAAGCATCCATCCTTGCCTGCCAGCCGGCCCCAGCAGCAGGTGTTGGTGCTAGCCGAGCCTAGGCGGAAGCCATCTAACTTCTGGCACAGCATCAGCCGACTGGCACCCTTCCGAAAGTGA
- the Smim39 gene encoding small integral membrane protein 39, translating into MARPPQPRRGPATPGGALRALLRCNLPPGAQRVVVSAVLALLVLINAVLIFLLAFR; encoded by the coding sequence ATGGCCAGGCCCCCGCAGCCCCGGCGTGGCCCCGCAACCCCTGGCGGTGCCCTACGCGCCCTGCTGCGCTGCAACCTGCCCCCGGGCGCCCAGCGCGTGGTGGTCTCGGCTGTGCTGGCGCTGCTGGTCCTCATCAACGCCGTGCTGATATTCCTCCTGGCCTTCCGCTGA